One window from the genome of Hyalangium ruber encodes:
- a CDS encoding DUF2380 domain-containing protein: MRLTVLALGSIAVSFISCATPGVGSSGAREGATAYYLQENGASTREFSAQRVEPSSSSKHERQGVTQTRQAVLGALHEVTRSTTSLTRSLHLLKPSEHNLEGRVTNAFTHHVAYGAGQLPWLNGALSGATRLAQASSEVDDLDMERSMLRMTGPRLQAAMFGSTLLAIWVDFLNLADLVLRQSRYYSAERLVVDMHRVQQLIEPSMQALGSLEPGQIETAVASMPALMGKLTREFNSLREAVRLAAQRGGQVMMAAQLIETLTLVSAMKLSLPRLSPTAPATLGGDLLMGSHGVMMGSRLVVSAEWVEQMRRLVQAGVLSVPAVSAAVRIQAGQALMSQAHQELPQGVREALGDGPEVRAMHETGKAGAGMAEPPQHHVLPKEHREWFEKRGFVGEMSIDQFCVELELAHHQAIHGGGNWRLGRTWPREWNQMIMSVLRDAETAAGRILTRNQTLKIVARYMRNYDIPMSFTPWRGR; encoded by the coding sequence ATGCGACTGACCGTTCTTGCACTGGGGAGCATCGCGGTCTCGTTCATTAGCTGTGCCACTCCTGGAGTTGGTTCCTCTGGGGCTCGCGAAGGGGCGACCGCCTACTACCTGCAGGAAAACGGTGCCTCGACTCGCGAGTTCTCCGCGCAGAGGGTTGAGCCCTCCTCTTCTTCAAAGCACGAGCGCCAAGGTGTCACCCAGACGCGTCAGGCTGTCCTCGGTGCCCTCCACGAAGTAACGCGCTCCACGACGAGCCTCACCCGCTCGCTTCACCTCCTCAAGCCCAGCGAGCACAACCTTGAGGGTCGGGTCACCAACGCCTTTACCCACCACGTTGCCTATGGTGCAGGGCAACTGCCATGGCTCAATGGCGCGCTGAGTGGTGCCACCAGACTGGCTCAAGCTTCCTCGGAAGTTGACGATCTGGACATGGAGCGGAGCATGCTCCGGATGACAGGCCCTCGGCTCCAAGCCGCCATGTTCGGCTCGACCTTGCTCGCCATATGGGTCGACTTCCTGAACCTCGCCGATCTCGTGCTCCGACAGTCCCGCTACTACAGCGCCGAGAGACTCGTGGTCGACATGCACCGCGTTCAGCAGTTGATCGAACCTTCCATGCAGGCTCTTGGCTCTCTGGAGCCAGGACAAATCGAGACAGCAGTGGCCTCGATGCCCGCGCTGATGGGGAAGCTTACCCGCGAGTTCAACTCCCTCCGTGAGGCTGTGCGATTGGCGGCCCAACGCGGCGGTCAGGTCATGATGGCGGCACAGCTCATCGAGACGCTCACCCTGGTTTCGGCCATGAAGCTGTCGTTGCCACGGCTCTCGCCGACCGCTCCCGCCACGCTGGGCGGGGACCTCCTGATGGGCTCCCACGGTGTGATGATGGGCTCCCGCCTGGTCGTCTCCGCCGAGTGGGTGGAACAGATGCGCCGGCTGGTGCAGGCGGGCGTCCTCTCCGTTCCCGCTGTCAGTGCCGCGGTCCGCATTCAAGCCGGTCAGGCGCTGATGTCGCAGGCACACCAGGAACTCCCGCAGGGCGTACGTGAGGCGCTGGGAGATGGGCCCGAGGTTCGCGCCATGCACGAGACCGGCAAAGCGGGAGCCGGCATGGCCGAGCCGCCGCAGCACCATGTCCTCCCCAAAGAGCACCGCGAGTGGTTCGAGAAGCGCGGCTTCGTGGGTGAGATGAGCATCGACCAGTTCTGCGTCGAGTTGGAGCTGGCGCACCACCAGGCGATCCATGGCGGTGGTAATTGGCGCCTGGGGCGTACATGGCCCAGAGAATGGAACCAGATGATCATGAGCGTCCTGCGCGACGCCGAGACGGCAGCAGGCCGGATATTGACGCGGAACCAGACCCTGAAGATCGTCGCTCGATATATGAGGAACTATGACATCCCGATGAGCTTCACGCCTTGGAGAGGCCGATGA
- a CDS encoding TonB-dependent receptor has translation MKYGVRVLREIGVVLAVGLVFGSAAWAQSSSSVLAGRVSSAQTHQPLGDVVVTATSPQLQGEQTVLTDDQGQYRLPQLPPGVYTLRFDADGFQPFVRPDIALRLNQTLRVEVELLPGTLTEVIEVTATPPTIDVGSTTTGMNVDLEFTRRIALNRPGGRGGAARSFESLAELAPGAQIDQYGVSLNGATSPENGYVIDGLSTNDPAVGINATPLSVEFVQDVSVITGGYLPEFGRSTGGILSAVTRSGSNEFHGSVFGNWAPGSLEGSGRLVLNEGSVISATPQLKHLGDFGATLGGPILQDRLWFFAGIAPSLTRYDVLRGVNAFTLDEAGQIIRDEQGRAQVTPIPGASRSYFADARSLQYLGKLTYVLNPDHQVSVSLLGIPSRTGGLGKLSIDPRSGGLPTSRDVNAHPSAIGLTESRSDTTQVAVKYAGAFLDKSFLFDVNAGYFHQRASTLPADGSALGDLEGTGLSSLSRSTYVEPRSLLLFESPGEAAAFCQWTGTATNPADPCAVSNYDVGGPDLLQDATLERYQINAQATYLLKAGGTHILKAGLDSEFLTFEQTKGYGGGVRFQTMNLTGSIDPRTGEVIGSEGYSGDVYGWSEVRRFGYQTAPDTAVPLAFQQARTRSATVGGFVQDSWSPNDRLTLNLGVRYDVQALYGGEGQLALVLGNQLSPRLGAVLDPWANGRMKLFAHFARYYEQVPLNVMARYFPPERMYSVSRVASGQGQEGCDPSTREGQRNTCSGNSFIAGRGEEDLNPSRLYSGGKVENEPVDPDIRPQASDEYVLGGETELFARTRLGASYTRRTMSSVIEDMSRDGGYTYFLGNPNKGFAQDFPQAVRNYDAVTLYLSRTFAEGWLAQASYTWSRLYGNYPGLFRPETQQLDPNTLSDFDLIELLDNRTGLLPFDRTHAIKVFGAKEFVLTGALSTSIGLSYRGNSGMPINYLGAHPFYLQNESFVLPRGAGGRTPWVNTVDSNLGLNYRLSRDSVVSVTLDVFNLFNFQTATRVDESYTFESVYPLAGGTPADLPGQVRINTGSPAADEASPTYLSAEQVNPNFRQPTQYQAPRQFRLGVRYTF, from the coding sequence ATGAAATACGGGGTGCGTGTGCTCCGAGAAATCGGGGTGGTGCTGGCGGTGGGCCTGGTGTTCGGGTCCGCTGCCTGGGCTCAGTCCTCCAGCAGCGTGCTCGCCGGAAGGGTGAGCAGCGCGCAGACGCACCAGCCGCTGGGGGACGTGGTGGTCACCGCGACCTCGCCCCAATTGCAGGGCGAGCAGACCGTGCTCACGGATGATCAGGGGCAATACCGGCTGCCCCAGCTTCCCCCCGGCGTGTACACCCTGCGCTTCGACGCGGACGGCTTTCAGCCCTTTGTCCGCCCGGACATCGCCCTGCGGCTGAATCAGACCCTCCGCGTGGAGGTGGAGTTGCTGCCGGGGACTCTCACGGAGGTGATCGAAGTCACCGCCACACCGCCTACGATTGATGTGGGCTCCACCACCACGGGCATGAACGTGGACCTGGAGTTCACCCGCCGCATCGCGCTCAATCGCCCGGGCGGAAGGGGAGGCGCGGCCCGCTCCTTCGAGAGCCTCGCGGAGCTGGCCCCCGGTGCCCAGATCGATCAATACGGCGTGTCCCTCAATGGCGCCACCTCGCCTGAGAACGGCTATGTCATCGACGGCCTGTCCACCAATGACCCGGCGGTCGGCATCAACGCCACCCCGCTGAGCGTGGAGTTCGTCCAGGACGTGAGCGTCATCACCGGCGGCTATCTGCCGGAGTTCGGCCGGTCCACGGGCGGCATCCTCAGTGCGGTGACCCGCTCGGGCTCCAATGAGTTCCACGGCTCGGTCTTTGGCAACTGGGCGCCGGGGAGTCTGGAGGGCAGCGGCCGGCTCGTGCTGAACGAGGGCTCGGTCATCAGTGCCACCCCGCAGCTGAAGCACCTGGGCGACTTCGGCGCCACCTTGGGCGGCCCGATCCTCCAGGACAGGCTCTGGTTCTTCGCCGGCATCGCCCCCTCGCTCACCCGGTACGATGTTCTCCGAGGCGTCAACGCCTTCACGCTGGACGAGGCCGGGCAGATCATCCGGGACGAGCAGGGACGCGCTCAGGTCACCCCCATCCCCGGGGCCTCGCGCTCCTACTTCGCCGACGCGCGCAGCCTCCAGTACCTGGGCAAGCTGACCTACGTCCTCAACCCGGACCACCAGGTGTCGGTGTCCCTGCTGGGGATTCCCTCCCGCACGGGCGGGCTGGGCAAGCTGTCCATCGACCCGCGCAGCGGCGGCCTGCCGACCTCCCGCGACGTCAACGCGCACCCGAGCGCCATCGGCCTCACCGAGAGCCGCTCGGACACCACTCAGGTGGCGGTGAAGTACGCGGGGGCGTTCCTGGACAAGAGCTTCCTCTTCGATGTCAACGCGGGCTACTTCCACCAGCGAGCCTCCACGCTGCCGGCCGATGGCAGCGCGCTGGGAGACCTGGAGGGGACCGGGCTGTCGAGCCTCTCCCGGTCGACCTATGTCGAGCCGCGCTCCCTGCTCCTGTTCGAGAGCCCGGGCGAGGCCGCCGCCTTCTGTCAGTGGACGGGAACAGCCACGAACCCAGCCGACCCCTGCGCCGTGAGCAACTATGACGTGGGCGGGCCGGACCTGCTCCAGGACGCCACGCTGGAGCGCTACCAGATCAACGCCCAGGCCACCTACCTGCTCAAGGCCGGGGGTACGCACATCCTCAAGGCGGGCCTCGACTCCGAGTTCCTCACCTTCGAGCAGACCAAGGGGTACGGCGGCGGCGTCCGCTTCCAGACGATGAACCTCACCGGCTCCATCGACCCGCGCACTGGGGAGGTCATCGGCTCGGAGGGCTACTCCGGCGACGTGTATGGCTGGTCGGAGGTGCGCCGCTTCGGGTACCAGACCGCGCCGGACACCGCCGTTCCGCTGGCGTTTCAGCAGGCTCGGACCCGGAGCGCCACCGTGGGCGGGTTCGTGCAGGACAGCTGGTCCCCGAACGACCGGCTGACGTTGAACCTTGGGGTGCGCTACGACGTCCAGGCCTTGTATGGCGGGGAGGGGCAGCTCGCGCTCGTCCTCGGCAACCAGCTCTCGCCTCGCCTGGGCGCCGTGCTGGACCCCTGGGCCAACGGCCGGATGAAGCTCTTCGCCCACTTCGCCCGCTACTACGAGCAGGTGCCGCTCAATGTGATGGCCCGCTACTTCCCGCCCGAGCGCATGTACTCGGTGTCTCGCGTCGCCTCGGGGCAGGGGCAGGAGGGGTGTGATCCGTCCACCCGCGAGGGCCAGCGGAACACCTGCTCGGGCAACTCGTTCATCGCGGGGCGGGGCGAGGAGGATCTCAACCCCAGCCGGCTCTACAGCGGCGGCAAGGTGGAGAACGAGCCGGTGGATCCGGACATCCGGCCGCAGGCGTCGGACGAGTACGTGCTGGGTGGCGAGACGGAGCTGTTCGCGCGTACCCGCCTCGGGGCCAGTTACACCCGTCGGACCATGAGCTCGGTCATCGAGGACATGAGCCGCGATGGGGGCTACACCTACTTCCTGGGCAACCCGAACAAGGGCTTCGCGCAGGACTTCCCCCAGGCGGTGCGCAACTACGACGCGGTCACCTTGTATCTGAGCCGCACGTTCGCCGAGGGCTGGCTGGCCCAGGCCAGCTACACCTGGTCCCGGCTGTACGGGAACTATCCGGGTCTGTTCCGCCCGGAGACGCAGCAGCTCGACCCGAACACGCTCTCGGACTTCGATCTGATCGAGCTCTTGGATAACCGCACTGGCCTGCTGCCCTTCGACCGCACGCACGCCATCAAGGTGTTTGGCGCCAAGGAGTTCGTCCTTACCGGCGCCCTCTCCACTAGCATCGGCCTGTCCTACCGAGGCAACTCGGGCATGCCGATCAACTACCTGGGCGCCCACCCGTTCTATCTGCAGAACGAGTCATTCGTTCTCCCGCGCGGCGCGGGGGGGCGCACCCCCTGGGTGAACACCGTGGACTCCAACCTGGGGTTGAACTACCGGCTCTCGCGCGACAGCGTCGTGTCCGTCACCCTGGACGTGTTCAACCTCTTCAACTTCCAGACGGCCACGCGGGTGGATGAGTCGTACACCTTCGAGTCCGTCTACCCGCTGGCGGGGGGCACGCCGGCGGACCTGCCTGGGCAGGTGCGGATCAACACCGGCTCTCCCGCCGCGGACGAGGCGTCGCCCACCTATCTGTCGGCGGAGCAGGTCAACCCGAACTTCCGACAGCCGACGCAGTACCAGGCACCGCGGCAGTTCCGCCTGGGCGTCCGGTACACCTTCTAG
- a CDS encoding amidohydrolase — protein sequence MQRVRCSLAAVLLLACVAGCARRTPDATPSSSSTTVYVAHRVRTLDPARPLAEALAVRGGKVLATGSRDEVLAAAGADARVVDLGDATVVPGLSDAHGHLAGLGRALSAVILVGADSRAQALERVGAAPRSAFQGDWLIGQGWDQNDWPEKAFPTRAELDTRWPSTPVALSRIDGHALWVNGEALRRARITRDTKDPEGGRILRGPDGEPTGVLVDNAMDLVFAVMPPPTDAQFEAQLAAALARCAEGGMTGVHDAGMDLRTFQLLKRWDAEGRLPLRVYVMVDGMGPDREAFLAMGPFQGDKLTARAVKLSADGALGSRGAALHASYSDEAGHQGLLLLSPEEYEARVRAFVGKGFQVATHAIGDRANTLVLDTLLRVAGPEGVRAGRHRVEHAQVMRLEDITRLGQSGFIASVQPTHATSDMPWAQARVGPERLRGAYAWQRLKAAGATLALGSDFPVERPDMLAGLYAARTRQDAAGQPPGGWLPDQRLSGQEALEGFTVGNAYASFAEGTRGRLQPGMDADFVALSVDPVEAQPAELLPGQIRLTVVAGAEAYRAPRP from the coding sequence ATGCAACGTGTCCGGTGTTCCCTCGCGGCGGTGCTCCTCCTGGCGTGCGTGGCCGGCTGTGCCCGGCGGACTCCCGACGCAACGCCCTCCTCTTCCTCCACCACGGTGTATGTCGCCCACCGCGTGCGGACGCTCGACCCGGCACGCCCGCTGGCCGAGGCGCTCGCGGTGCGCGGTGGCAAGGTGCTCGCCACGGGCTCCCGGGACGAGGTGCTCGCCGCCGCCGGCGCGGATGCGCGCGTGGTGGACCTCGGAGATGCCACGGTGGTGCCCGGCCTCAGCGACGCCCACGGTCACCTCGCGGGCTTGGGCCGCGCCTTGTCCGCGGTCATCCTCGTGGGCGCCGACTCCCGCGCGCAGGCCCTCGAGCGCGTGGGGGCCGCGCCGCGCTCCGCCTTCCAGGGGGACTGGCTCATCGGCCAGGGCTGGGACCAGAACGACTGGCCGGAGAAGGCCTTCCCCACCCGCGCCGAGCTGGACACGCGCTGGCCCTCCACGCCCGTGGCCCTGTCGCGCATCGACGGCCACGCGCTGTGGGTCAATGGCGAGGCCCTGCGTCGGGCCCGCATCACCCGCGACACGAAGGACCCAGAAGGAGGCCGCATCCTCCGCGGCCCCGACGGTGAGCCCACCGGCGTCCTCGTGGACAACGCGATGGACCTCGTCTTCGCGGTGATGCCGCCGCCCACCGACGCGCAGTTCGAGGCGCAGCTCGCCGCCGCGCTCGCCCGCTGCGCCGAGGGCGGAATGACGGGCGTACACGACGCGGGCATGGACCTGCGCACCTTCCAGCTCCTCAAGCGCTGGGACGCCGAGGGCCGCCTGCCGCTGCGCGTCTACGTCATGGTGGACGGCATGGGCCCCGACCGCGAGGCGTTCCTCGCCATGGGCCCCTTCCAGGGCGACAAGCTGACGGCGCGGGCGGTGAAGCTCTCCGCGGACGGAGCGCTGGGGAGCCGGGGCGCGGCGCTGCACGCCTCCTACAGCGACGAGGCGGGCCACCAGGGCCTGCTGCTGCTCAGCCCCGAGGAGTACGAGGCCCGGGTGCGCGCCTTCGTCGGCAAGGGCTTCCAGGTGGCCACGCACGCCATCGGCGACCGGGCCAACACGCTGGTGCTCGACACACTGCTGCGCGTGGCAGGGCCCGAGGGCGTCCGCGCTGGCCGGCACCGCGTGGAGCACGCCCAGGTGATGCGCCTGGAGGACATCACCCGGCTGGGCCAGAGCGGCTTCATCGCCAGCGTGCAGCCCACCCACGCCACCAGCGACATGCCCTGGGCCCAGGCGCGCGTGGGCCCCGAGCGCCTGCGGGGCGCCTATGCGTGGCAGCGGCTCAAGGCGGCGGGGGCCACCCTGGCGCTGGGCAGCGACTTCCCGGTGGAGCGGCCCGACATGCTCGCAGGCCTCTACGCCGCGCGCACCCGGCAGGACGCCGCCGGCCAGCCTCCGGGCGGGTGGCTCCCCGACCAGCGCCTCAGCGGCCAGGAGGCGCTCGAGGGCTTCACCGTGGGCAACGCCTACGCCTCTTTCGCGGAAGGGACGCGGGGTCGGCTCCAGCCCGGCATGGACGCCGACTTCGTGGCTCTCTCCGTGGACCCGGTGGAAGCCCAACCCGCGGAGTTGCTACCGGGTCAAATTCGACTCACCGTTGTCGCAGGGGCCGAGGCGTACCGGGCTCCCCGGCCCTGA
- a CDS encoding FG-GAP repeat domain-containing protein, giving the protein MFRSFKMSWVVAVVAVSFGVGCGGFSSESAEGLEGCTGTPNMVCADFNADGQTDLAVVDPTRQTVSVLLNEGNGMLASHVTFDAGNGSTLLAGDFNNDGWVDLAVMNEANGTGTVLRGHGPGGFSQPEAFFNFGVIQSSVEPTEPPAPSFNFGVIQSSVEPTEPPAPSFNFGVIQSSVEPTKPLDPSFNFGVIQS; this is encoded by the coding sequence ATGTTCCGGTCTTTCAAGATGTCCTGGGTTGTGGCGGTGGTGGCGGTCTCCTTCGGCGTCGGTTGCGGTGGGTTCTCGTCGGAGTCGGCTGAGGGGTTGGAGGGCTGCACCGGTACGCCCAACATGGTGTGCGCGGACTTCAACGCGGACGGTCAGACGGACCTGGCCGTGGTGGACCCCACCCGCCAGACGGTGAGCGTGCTCCTGAACGAGGGCAACGGGATGCTCGCCTCGCACGTCACCTTCGACGCGGGCAACGGCAGCACCCTGCTCGCTGGGGACTTCAACAACGACGGTTGGGTGGACCTGGCGGTGATGAACGAGGCGAACGGCACGGGCACCGTCCTGCGGGGCCACGGTCCGGGCGGGTTCTCGCAGCCCGAGGCTTTCTTCAACTTCGGCGTCATCCAGTCGTCGGTGGAGCCCACCGAGCCGCCGGCTCCGTCCTTCAACTTCGGTGTCATTCAGTCGTCGGTGGAGCCCACCGAGCCGCCGGCTCCGTCCTTCAACTTCGGCGTCATCCAGTCGTCGGT